TTACTTTGCTTATTACTTCTTTCTCAAACCTAAATAGCACACATTTTTTGCCATTATGCCCATCCTGAGTGGAACGAAGGATCTCCTCTGACAATTTTGTGTTTTGCCGCGATGACGATAATAATTGTAGAGACGTTTTGTCAAAACGTCTCTACGGTAATGGGATTAAAATTGTCAGAGGAGATTGCCACGTTTTTGTTGTACAAAAACTCGCAATGACAGAATTTGTAATTCACTTCTTCGAAGACATCAAGCGGTACATCCAAATATATAAAGGTGAAGCAACGAAGATGGAGGAATAGGTTCCCACGATTGTTCCCACTGTGAGGGCAAAGGCAAAGTCGTGCAAAGTGCCGCCACCGCGGTAGAAGAGCACAAGCACTACAAATAAAACGGTAAGGGAAGTAATGATCGTTCTTCCCAAAGTTGAATTGATGCTTGAGTTAATCACGTCTAAAACTGTTGAAGGAGAAATGTCAGCTTTGTTTTCACGAATGCGATCGAACACCACGATAGTGTCATTGACAGAATATCCAATCAACGTGAGGATGGCCGCCAAAATAGTAAGGTTGATCTCTTTTCCCATCCAAGCAAAAAGTCCAAGCGTAATGGTAACATCATGAATCAAGGCAACAACCGCGCCTGGTGCAAAGTTGAAATCGAAGCGGAAGCCAATGTAGATGAGCATGATGAGCCATGAAGTGAGAATGGTGAGCCATGCTTTTGTGCGAAGATCTTTTCCTACTTTTGGTCCAACGGTTACTTCTTGATCGAGCTGTACATTTTCTTCTCCAAATTGTTTTGCAAGAGCAGCAGTGATGGGATCGCTAATGCTGGCGTGCTCTTCCGGTAATCCAACTTTAATACTCATTCGACGTTCTTCAGGATCTCCAAAGCGAACAACGTTCATGTCTCCTAAATTTAAGTCTTTAAGAGCATCTCTGATAGCTTGTTCATTTATGGCTTCTTTGAATTGGTATTCGAGTTTGGCTCCGCCTTTAAAGTCGATACCGTAGTTGAAGCCTTTTTTCACCATGGCAAAAATGGAGAAGGCAACTAAGGCTGAAGACATGAGCAAAAAAAGTACTCTGTATTTCATAAAGTCAAAATGGAAAGTTTTCATTAGACACTCACCTTTGTAATTCGTTTTTTGATTAAGAAATAATCGTATGCCATGCGTGTGCACACGATGGCGGTATACATACTGATGACAAGACCAATAATAAGAGTGACCGCAAAGCCTTTAATGGGGCCAGTTCCAAACTGATACAACACAATTCCCGTGATGAGTGTAGTGATGTTGGCATCGGTGATGGTGCGGATTGCGTTTCCATAACCAGCATTGATAGCGGCTTTGGCGAGGTTTCCTTTTTTCAGTTCTTCTCTGATGCGCTCAAAAATAAGCACGTTCGCATCCACAGCCATACCAAGCGTGAGTACAATTCCCGCAATACCAGGAAGGGTGAGGGTGGCTTGGAAAAGCGCAAGTGCCGCCATAATAAAAAGTAAATTAATAGCGAGGGCGACGTTGGCAATTAAACCTGAGCCACGATAATAAAGCACCATGAAGACAAAGACGCACAGTGCACCAAGCAGTGTGGCTGAAACTCCCTGTTTAATGGAATCTGCTCCAAGGCTTGGACCCACAATGGTTTTGGTTGCTTCTGTAAGTGTTGCGGGAAGAGCGCCTTCATTCAAAACTAAAACAAGATCTTCGCATTGTTTTAAAATATCTCTAAAGTTGCCGCGACCCATTTCAATTTGAGCTCGGCCGCCAAGAATAGGCTCACGAATAAGTGGCGCCGAGTTTACAACTCCATCAAGCAAAATTGCTAACTGTTTTCCCACGTTGTTTTTTGTGAGATCGCCAAATTTTGTGGTGCCTTGAGCATCGAAAGTAATGCTGACAAAAGGTTCATTGTTGTTGATGTTGGTTTGAGCACTCTTCAGCATTTGACCTGTTAATGCGGCTCTGCGGGTGAGAAGGTATGGCGTTCCACCAAGCAGTTTGTGTGAAAGAGGATCATAGTTGAGGCTGAAGCTTATTTCGGTATCTTGCGGAAGTTTTTTTGCAAGCTGCTCGTTTATACTTTGCTTTGCTTCCAGTGAAAAATCATCTTCGGCAAGCTTGAGTGACTCTCGAGCTTCTTTGAGCATGGAAGCTAAGTCGGCGGCTTGCACACTTGCATCCACCAATTTGAATTCGAGCATGCCCGCGCGTTTAATCATGCCAATGGCGCGCTCGGGGTCTTTGATGCCGGGAAGTTCAACCGCAATGCGATCGTTGCCAAGGCGTTGGATGGAAGGTTCGGCTACACCGTAGCGGTCGATTCTGTTGCGCACTTTTTCAAGTGCTTGCTTGATGATGTGATCGAGCAAGTAATCGCGATGGCTCTCATCCAAAACAAAACTTAAGTGATTGTTTTCATGTTTTTGGATGGCCAAAACGTTTGCAAAGTTTTTCTGAACGATTTCACGAGTGGCTTCAATGGCGTTGGCATCGGATGCGAAGATTTCAATGCTTTGCGTTTTTACTTCTTGGCGGATTTCGCTGGTGACAACATTGTTTTTCCCAAGTTCAGCTTTGATGTCATCAACAAGCACATCAACTCTGTTTTCAATTGCTTTTGCCGTTTCCACTTCAAATTCGAGGTACAAACCGCCGCGGAGATCGAGCCCAAGGTTGATGCCTTTTTCAGGAAGCACATCATAATACCAAGGAAGCGATGTTCCAGATGCAAGTGCAGCTTCGCGTTTTTCGGACATTCCTAAAAAACTGGGCAAAACAACGTAAATTGAAATGAGAATCAGACTACACAGAAGCGCGAGCTTCCATTTCCATGCGTTTGGCATAATTCCACCTAGGTTGAAAAGTTATTTCACAATTGTTGCGATCGCTTCACGGTTGAATTTCACCTGCACTTTATCGGCAATTTCAAGCGTGATGATGTTGTCGGCAATGCCATACACCGTTGCATGCATGCCGCCGCGAGTGATGACTTTGTCACCTTTAGCAATAGCTGCGAGCAGTTCTTGATGTTGTTTTTGCTGTTTCTTTTGAGGACGGATAAGAAGAAAATAAAAAATGGCAAAAATGATTACAAGCGGTGCAAATGAAGCGAGTGCGGAACCTTGTCCGGCTGCTCCATTTTGTCCAGGTGTTGCCATGGCATGCGCTGTTGAAATGAAAAGTTCTGAAAACATAAGACACTCCTTCGTGGGTACCGGATTTTCTTGAGCAAAAAAACGAAGCGTTATGATGCTCCAGTTTTTCTTTTCTCAAGGAAATTCTTCTTGAATTCCGGGTAGTTTTCTTGCTCTAGTGTAAGGCGCGCGTGATCTATCAAATTGAGGTAGAAATGTAAATTGTGAATTGTGTTCAGCCGTGCCGAAAGAATTTCGTTGGCTTGTGCCAAGTGACGAAGATAGGCGCGGCTATAGTTTTTGCAGGTGTAACAGCTGCAGTTTTCATCAAGTGGTCTGGGGTCGTTGGCGTAGGGTGCGTTTTTGATTTTCACATCGCCAACGGAAGTAAACAGATGGCCGTTTCGCGCGTTTCGGGTTGGGAGCACGCAGTCGAACATATCAATGCCGCGATCGATGCATTCCACCAAATCTTCCGGAGTACCAACGCCCATCAAATAGCGCGGCTTGTCTTGTGGAAGAAGTGCAGTGCACACTTCGGTCATTTCATACATAAGCGGAATAGGCTCGCCAACAGAGAGCCCGCCGATGGAGTAACCGTTGAAGCCAACGGTTGAGGCATTGGCAGATTGCGCGCAAAAAGTTTCGGAAATATCTTGAATGCGCTGGATATATTCTTTGCGCAAATGAGGATGCATGCCGCCTTGAACAATGCCGTATAAAGCGTTTTGCGAAGTGCGCGCCTCCAGGCAACGCTTGGCCCAGCGCAAGCTGAGGTCCATCGATTTTTTTGCCGCGGCTTCATCGGCTGGGTAGGGAGTGCATTCGTCCAACACCATCATGATGTCAGATCCAAGTGATTCTTGAATTTCGATGGCTAACTCTGGAGAAAGAAAATGTTTTTGCCCGCCGTCGAGGTGACTTTGAAACTCAACACCTTTTTCGGTGAACGATTTTCGCAAATCGGCCAGCGAAAAAATCTGATATCCGCCGCTATCCGTGAGAATGGGCCGATCCCAGTTCATAAACTTATGCAAGCCACCAAGTTCTTCTACAAGTTTATGTCCTGGTCGAAGAAAGAGGTGATAAGTATTTGAAAGAACGATGGAAGCGCCAAGCTCTTTTAGTTCTTCGGGCAGCATAGCCTTCACGGTTCCAAGGGTGCCAACAGGCATAAACACCGGCGTCTGAATTTCACCATGCGCGGTAGTGATTTTCCCCCTTCGCCCACGGGTTCCGGCTGATGTGCTGATGAGATCGAAGCTAAACATGGGCCGTCTCATAGAATGCTTTAATCTGGCTGGCAAGTATTAAAGCCTAAACAATCAACATACAATCGCCAAAAGAGAAAAGGCGGTAGTCTTGTTTGATGGCTTCTTCGTAGCATTTGAACAGGAAGTCTTTTCCCACCAAAGCTGAGACCATCATGATGAGGGTGGATTTGGGCTGATGAAAGTTGGTGAGCAGGCCATCGATGACTTTAAATTCATAACCCGGCGTGATGAAAATATTTGTAGTCCATTGGCCATCGCGCAGTTTGTTATCTTCCCATGCAGACTCCAAAGCACGAGTAGTGGTAGTTCCCACGGCGATAATTCTGCGGCCTTCGTGTTTGGCGCGCGTGATGAGTTCTGCTGTTTCAGAAGAGATGCTGATTTTTTCGCCGTGCATTTTGTGTTCTTCAAGAGTGTCAACACGCACTGGCGCAAAGGTATCAATGCCAACGTGCAAAGTGATAGTGCATACTTCAACACCTTTTTGTTTTATTTCAGCCAGCAAGTTTTGGCTTAAGTGCAAGCCAGCAGTTGGAGCAGCGGCCGAGCCAAATTTTTCGGCAAAAGTAGTTTGATAGCGTTCGAAGTCAGCTTCAGTGTAAGCATCTTTTTCTGTGCGTTTGATGTAAGGCGGAAGAGGCGGCACTCCATGATTGTTCATGGCCAGCTTGAGGGCGTTGGATCTGAATTCTACGAGCAAGTAAATATCTTCGCGGCCTTTTGCTATAGCGGTTGCCTGCATGCCAAAGAAAAATTTCTCGCCGGGCCGAATGTTTTTTGCCTTTTTGATGAGGCAGCGCCACACATTTGCAGTGTCGCTTGGCTCAACCACAAGCAGCTCAATCTTTTCTCTTCCTCCGCGCGTTCCAAACAAGCGCACCGGCGCTACTTTGGTGTTGTTGAGCACCAACACATCACCTTCACGCAAAAAAGCAGCAAGCTCACGCACATGATGATGCGCAAAAGTTTTCTGGGCACGAGAAAGCAGCATCATCTTACTGGCATCCCGTTCGGGAAGAGGAGCCTGAGCTACAAGCTCTTCAGGATAGCTGTAATTAAAGTCATTCACCTTCATAGGCAGGCCTTGATAGTGGAAAGCGCCAAGAGTTCAAGGTGAAAGTGTCAAAAAATGCTACTTTGATGCTGAGAATAACGAAAGCCTTTTCAGCATTGCGTTGCCATAGTAAAACTTCAGGATGTCTTTGTAACTGTAACCCGCTTCTGCCATACCTTTGGCGCCCCATTGGCACATGCCTACGCCGTGGCCAAAACCTCGGCCGGCGATGATCACTTCTGTGTCGCCCATGCCGATGTTGAACCAAGTACTTCTGATTTTAGTGTAGCCAAAGATTTGCCGAAGCTTGTCGGCTTTTACCATGATGAGACCGTTGTTGGTTGAAAGCAAAAGGTGATCGACGCGAAGTGAGTCTTCGTGTGTAATGACGGAAATGTCTTGAAGTGTTTTAAAGTCAAATCCATTTCGATGGAGGTTTTGGATGAAAGTATTTTTTGGAATGTTATATTCCCACGTGATGCGTGGAGTGCGTCTGCAAAAATTATCATTGGTGAAATAAGTTGCTTTTGCATTTTTCCAAACATGATCTGCACTTTCAGTTCGCCCTCCGCAAAGTGAGTGAAAATAAGTTCTTGCGGGCGATGTCTTTGAAAACAACACTTCATTTTCAGTGGCTTCGGTTGCTTTTTTTGCTCTCGCGTCAAGTTGAGATATGCCGTTGTAGACTTGATCCATCACGGTTGCGCGCAGATCGAAGAGTTTGTTCGGCGCGTGCTTTCGCACACTTTGTATACTTGCGTAGGCATAACTTCTGGCTGCCACTGCTTGGGCTTTCAGGGCCTCTATGGGCCAACTTGGCGACATCTCGCTTCCCAAAATGCCAATCAGATAACGTTCTAGGGAAGTGGTGTTGATGAGATCAAGATGGCCATTTTCCCTTTTCGCGATCGTTAGGTTTCCGGCGTAAGTTTTTTCCTTAACCGTAAACTGTGCTTCAGGATGGGAAAGGGTAAAAGTGTTCCCGTCAATTGATTGTCCGTTGATGCCGATGCCACGTGCGTTGGAGGTGATGAAGAGTTTTTTCAGGCGCAACGTTGTCTGTGTTCCAGATTCAGCTGTGATGTGAGCGCCGCTTTTATCCACTTCAAGGCTGATGGAGGGAAGATCTTCTTGAATCAGCACACGAATGTGACTTATTTTTTTTGCTGAGCTGGCAAAGGAAAAGCCTGGAAAAACAAGTGAAATCAAGAGGATGAGGATTATTTTTTTCATGATTGGAGATAATTTTTCTTCTGAGAGCAAGTGCTCCTGTTTTTTTGAACGTATCCCTAGCAGAATTTTGACGAAAGAAAACAGCAAAAGAGGATCAGCACTTCCCCACTAGACCTCTTGCAGAACCGTCGCGAGCGGCCCAAGGACGAGGCGGGGTGGGGCCCCGAAACCGGAGCGTATAGGGAAATACGTGAGGATTTTGGGGTGCCCCAACGAAGGCATTGGGTCGCGCAGCAGGTTATGCAAGAGGTCTACTGTTTTAGACTGGACATCCCGGTAGAACCTGCATTACTCAAGGGAAAAGGAGCATTGTTGTGAATCAGAAGCCAGCGCACATTCCACATCGTCTTTCTGTGCCCGTTCGTGTTTTACTCATCACGGGAACGGCGGCGTTTGTCTTGTGGTTTTTTGGACTTTTTTTCTCGAATCAATTTGAAGCAAGTTCTTCGCAGGTGTTTGGCATTTCTCTTTCGCATTTTCTTTTTGTGCTTCAAGTTTTTTTGGTTTCTCTCACTGCAGCCATTGCGTCGTACCGATATTACGACAAGCCGCTCTCTCTTTTGCGCACCGCTGTTGATCATGCCAAAAAAGGTTCT
Above is a window of Deltaproteobacteria bacterium CG11_big_fil_rev_8_21_14_0_20_42_23 DNA encoding:
- the yajC gene encoding preprotein translocase subunit YajC, coding for MFSELFISTAHAMATPGQNGAAGQGSALASFAPLVIIFAIFYFLLIRPQKKQQKQHQELLAAIAKGDKVITRGGMHATVYGIADNIITLEIADKVQVKFNREAIATIVK
- a CDS encoding tRNA preQ1(34) S-adenosylmethionine ribosyltransferase-isomerase QueA translates to MKVNDFNYSYPEELVAQAPLPERDASKMMLLSRAQKTFAHHHVRELAAFLREGDVLVLNNTKVAPVRLFGTRGGREKIELLVVEPSDTANVWRCLIKKAKNIRPGEKFFFGMQATAIAKGREDIYLLVEFRSNALKLAMNNHGVPPLPPYIKRTEKDAYTEADFERYQTTFAEKFGSAAAPTAGLHLSQNLLAEIKQKGVEVCTITLHVGIDTFAPVRVDTLEEHKMHGEKISISSETAELITRAKHEGRRIIAVGTTTTRALESAWEDNKLRDGQWTTNIFITPGYEFKVIDGLLTNFHQPKSTLIMMVSALVGKDFLFKCYEEAIKQDYRLFSFGDCMLIV
- the secF gene encoding protein translocase subunit SecF codes for the protein MKTFHFDFMKYRVLFLLMSSALVAFSIFAMVKKGFNYGIDFKGGAKLEYQFKEAINEQAIRDALKDLNLGDMNVVRFGDPEERRMSIKVGLPEEHASISDPITAALAKQFGEENVQLDQEVTVGPKVGKDLRTKAWLTILTSWLIMLIYIGFRFDFNFAPGAVVALIHDVTITLGLFAWMGKEINLTILAAILTLIGYSVNDTIVVFDRIRENKADISPSTVLDVINSSINSTLGRTIITSLTVLFVVLVLFYRGGGTLHDFAFALTVGTIVGTYSSIFVASPLYIWMYRLMSSKK
- a CDS encoding tRNA guanosine(34) transglycosylase Tgt, with the protein product MFSFDLISTSAGTRGRRGKITTAHGEIQTPVFMPVGTLGTVKAMLPEELKELGASIVLSNTYHLFLRPGHKLVEELGGLHKFMNWDRPILTDSGGYQIFSLADLRKSFTEKGVEFQSHLDGGQKHFLSPELAIEIQESLGSDIMMVLDECTPYPADEAAAKKSMDLSLRWAKRCLEARTSQNALYGIVQGGMHPHLRKEYIQRIQDISETFCAQSANASTVGFNGYSIGGLSVGEPIPLMYEMTEVCTALLPQDKPRYLMGVGTPEDLVECIDRGIDMFDCVLPTRNARNGHLFTSVGDVKIKNAPYANDPRPLDENCSCYTCKNYSRAYLRHLAQANEILSARLNTIHNLHFYLNLIDHARLTLEQENYPEFKKNFLEKRKTGAS
- the secD gene encoding protein translocase subunit SecD — translated: MPNAWKWKLALLCSLILISIYVVLPSFLGMSEKREAALASGTSLPWYYDVLPEKGINLGLDLRGGLYLEFEVETAKAIENRVDVLVDDIKAELGKNNVVTSEIRQEVKTQSIEIFASDANAIEATREIVQKNFANVLAIQKHENNHLSFVLDESHRDYLLDHIIKQALEKVRNRIDRYGVAEPSIQRLGNDRIAVELPGIKDPERAIGMIKRAGMLEFKLVDASVQAADLASMLKEARESLKLAEDDFSLEAKQSINEQLAKKLPQDTEISFSLNYDPLSHKLLGGTPYLLTRRAALTGQMLKSAQTNINNNEPFVSITFDAQGTTKFGDLTKNNVGKQLAILLDGVVNSAPLIREPILGGRAQIEMGRGNFRDILKQCEDLVLVLNEGALPATLTEATKTIVGPSLGADSIKQGVSATLLGALCVFVFMVLYYRGSGLIANVALAINLLFIMAALALFQATLTLPGIAGIVLTLGMAVDANVLIFERIREELKKGNLAKAAINAGYGNAIRTITDANITTLITGIVLYQFGTGPIKGFAVTLIIGLVISMYTAIVCTRMAYDYFLIKKRITKVSV